The following are encoded together in the Anaerolineae bacterium genome:
- a CDS encoding response regulator transcription factor translates to MPNIRVLLADDHRLFRQGLRQICEQLGNFEVVREAKNGQQAVDLACQLQPDIILMDIQMPILDGVQATSLITECAPSVGVIILTMYRQDRYVFEAIKAGARGYLLKDIDGQELVQAIRAVHRGEALLDPGMAARVLEEFRRLNQLAAQPGDTEELNEGEMDVLRLVAAGEENRDIALQLCISESTVANRLREIYRKLHVNNRTQAALMALRRGWADLNPDQ, encoded by the coding sequence ATGCCAAACATCCGCGTCTTGCTGGCCGACGACCATCGGCTTTTTCGACAAGGCTTGCGCCAGATTTGTGAACAATTGGGCAATTTTGAAGTGGTGAGAGAGGCCAAAAACGGCCAACAAGCCGTTGACCTGGCCTGCCAGTTGCAGCCCGATATCATCCTTATGGATATTCAGATGCCCATTTTGGACGGCGTGCAGGCCACCAGCCTGATCACCGAATGTGCCCCTTCGGTCGGCGTGATTATTCTCACCATGTACCGGCAAGACCGCTACGTGTTTGAGGCCATTAAGGCCGGCGCGCGCGGCTACCTGCTCAAAGATATTGACGGGCAAGAATTGGTGCAAGCCATCCGGGCCGTCCATCGCGGCGAAGCCTTGCTTGACCCCGGCATGGCAGCCAGGGTGCTGGAAGAGTTCCGGCGGCTCAACCAACTGGCCGCCCAACCCGGCGATACGGAAGAATTGAACGAGGGCGAAATGGACGTGCTGCGCCTGGTGGCCGCGGGCGAGGAGAACAGAGACATCGCCCTGCAATTGTGCATTTCCGAAAGCACTGTCGCTAACCGCCTGCGCGAAATTTACCGCAAACTCCACGTCAACAACCGCACCCAGGCTGCCCTCATGGCTCTACGCCGGGGCTGGGCCGACCTTAATCCCGACCAATAA
- a CDS encoding HAMP domain-containing protein has product MTLSLIGFLWRLRRKPDTAWLITCLILIELWLLGLFFDQTLFQTPWYWCWVISNAIYLVYIPLIQFAYHFPCPTPHLRREARLTLFLSVLLSPLVVWNVLSYLIFVATGRNLTGSDMLVTTILLAGTFWAIVVLLRRTVYFSTGQTGSGWFQGFVMPQGRKAQATRAFMLAGLIPLIGVVVAFLFPGSISGYPNTVTGLLMIFATGIVYFNAVPEESTFMVKLVSITLVTLLAVLGLMGYVVEPFYQAAYPVEPITDRLTFHVQPNGQGGYDLAAAPFQFRDNNLGRNLELSDDGSTVVELPFAFSFYGQAWTEVHLSANGYVVFGSSPQSSKFWAGLQPTIAPLWLDFDPSAGGGVFVNQASESVVVTWDQVPRFAREEVYTIQLTLHRDGSFDFNYRDIPANSSANLNALIGFLPGRPSLEVERVHFSRNLVTSTNGGLIVGGQFLGRLEYVHERLLPLAVLIVGASLLVLIVFPVFFRVNLTKPLESLLEAVKRVNAGDLNVTAPVRVEDEIGFLTRSFNEMVHSLQTSATNLRESETRFRTLFEYAPLCIFEVDCARPTPTIVRANQQAQKIYGWSADEFSDIDLGRIIPSQVERDRREIVAALQSGNIIVLESISQRRNGALFPARISAATGDVAGPDEGILIVEDITVEKERHSEEEAIAEERRRIAREIHDGLAQNLASLRMRASLWQALLAQDPAKMHAELEQMQTMLSASIQDVRRSIFALRPIDLEELGFYPALQRFTSDFGEQNQLRVDLCVLGSPDNLPASLELVLFRIIQEAMHNVSKHARANTVWINLNLAAGNSVTLQIRDDGLGFDLSGLNQFVRHGHLGLPQMRERVENLQGTFLLHSQPGQGTELKISLPLSKV; this is encoded by the coding sequence ATGACCCTGAGTCTGATCGGGTTTCTGTGGCGACTCAGGCGGAAACCGGATACGGCCTGGCTCATCACCTGTTTGATACTGATAGAACTCTGGCTGCTAGGCTTGTTTTTTGATCAAACGCTTTTTCAAACCCCCTGGTATTGGTGTTGGGTAATCAGCAACGCGATATACCTGGTGTATATTCCTCTCATCCAGTTTGCCTATCACTTTCCCTGCCCTACGCCACACTTGCGCCGTGAAGCCCGGCTAACCTTATTTTTGTCCGTTCTGCTCTCCCCGCTTGTCGTCTGGAATGTACTATCCTATCTCATTTTCGTTGCCACCGGCAGGAACCTGACTGGAAGCGATATGCTCGTAACTACTATCCTTTTGGCGGGAACGTTCTGGGCTATCGTTGTCCTATTGCGCCGGACCGTATATTTTTCAACCGGGCAAACCGGATCGGGATGGTTCCAAGGTTTCGTCATGCCGCAAGGTCGTAAAGCTCAGGCAACCAGGGCCTTTATGCTGGCCGGCCTCATCCCCCTCATCGGGGTGGTTGTAGCGTTCCTCTTCCCTGGCAGTATCAGCGGCTATCCCAACACCGTAACCGGTCTCTTGATGATTTTTGCCACAGGAATTGTCTATTTTAATGCCGTGCCTGAGGAATCTACATTCATGGTCAAGCTGGTCTCTATCACCCTGGTGACCCTGTTAGCGGTGCTGGGGCTGATGGGATACGTGGTTGAACCTTTTTATCAGGCGGCTTATCCGGTCGAACCCATCACCGATCGCCTGACGTTTCACGTCCAGCCCAACGGACAGGGCGGCTATGACCTTGCAGCGGCGCCTTTCCAATTCAGGGATAATAACCTCGGTAGAAACCTGGAGTTAAGCGATGATGGTTCGACGGTCGTGGAACTGCCGTTTGCATTTTCATTCTACGGCCAAGCCTGGACGGAGGTTCACCTTAGTGCCAACGGATACGTTGTCTTTGGCAGCTCGCCTCAGTCCTCCAAATTTTGGGCCGGCTTGCAGCCGACGATTGCGCCGCTATGGTTAGACTTTGACCCTTCTGCCGGGGGCGGCGTTTTTGTCAACCAGGCCAGCGAGTCGGTCGTTGTGACCTGGGATCAGGTACCCCGCTTCGCCAGAGAAGAGGTGTATACCATTCAACTCACCCTGCATCGGGATGGCTCTTTTGACTTCAACTATCGCGACATTCCGGCAAATTCTAGCGCCAACCTTAACGCGCTTATAGGTTTTCTACCGGGCAGGCCCTCTCTAGAAGTCGAGCGAGTCCACTTTAGCCGGAATTTGGTTACCAGCACGAACGGCGGCTTAATTGTCGGCGGCCAATTTCTGGGGCGTTTGGAATACGTCCACGAACGGCTACTGCCCCTGGCCGTCTTGATCGTTGGCGCCAGCCTGTTGGTCTTGATTGTTTTTCCGGTCTTTTTCCGCGTCAACCTCACCAAACCGCTGGAGAGTTTGTTAGAGGCGGTCAAGCGGGTTAATGCCGGCGATTTGAACGTGACCGCGCCGGTCCGCGTTGAGGACGAGATTGGCTTTCTGACGCGGTCCTTTAACGAGATGGTGCATTCTTTACAAACCTCAGCCACAAACTTGCGGGAAAGCGAAACGCGGTTCCGCACCCTGTTTGAGTACGCGCCGCTTTGCATTTTTGAGGTGGATTGCGCGCGCCCAACGCCCACTATCGTCAGGGCTAACCAGCAGGCCCAAAAAATTTATGGCTGGTCGGCCGATGAGTTTAGCGACATTGACCTGGGGCGGATCATCCCCTCCCAGGTAGAGCGCGACAGGCGTGAGATTGTTGCGGCGCTGCAAAGCGGCAATATAATCGTGCTGGAATCCATTAGCCAGCGCCGCAACGGAGCATTGTTCCCAGCCCGCATCAGCGCGGCAACGGGAGACGTGGCCGGGCCAGACGAGGGTATCCTCATTGTAGAAGACATCACTGTGGAGAAAGAGCGCCACTCTGAAGAAGAGGCCATCGCCGAAGAGCGCCGCCGCATTGCCCGCGAAATTCACGATGGTTTGGCCCAAAACCTAGCCTCGCTGCGCATGCGAGCCAGCCTGTGGCAAGCGCTGTTGGCGCAAGACCCGGCAAAAATGCACGCTGAACTGGAGCAAATGCAGACGATGTTGAGCGCAAGCATCCAAGACGTGCGGCGTTCCATTTTTGCCCTGCGGCCGATTGACCTGGAGGAGTTAGGCTTTTATCCCGCGCTGCAACGCTTTACCAGCGACTTTGGCGAGCAAAACCAGTTGCGCGTTGATTTATGTGTTTTGGGATCGCCGGACAACCTGCCGGCATCGTTGGAACTGGTGCTTTTTCGGATTATCCAGGAAGCCATGCACAACGTCAGCAAACATGCCCGGGCCAATACGGTTTGGATTAATCTTAACCTGGCAGCAGGCAACAGCGTGACCCTGCAAATACGAGACGATGGTCTTGGGTTTGACCTGTCCGGCCTGAACCAATTCGTCCGGCATGGTCACCTGGGCTTGCCGCAAATGCGCGAGCGCGTAGAGAATTTGCAGGGCACATTTTTATTACACAGCCAACCGGGCCAGGGCACAGAGCTTAAAATCAGCTTGCCCTTGTCTAAAGTATAG
- a CDS encoding response regulator transcription factor, producing MNTDCTSALIIAPPGRLRDSLQVLLQAGNEITLAGQADNARSGLQLVAESCPALVLLDTHLPGDDAWQVLENLKRNYPQIRCFVLAHKFDQERRAQEAGADAVFLAGFSAEIFFEAIKSIVSPCLSKNNIKSLTEKGE from the coding sequence ATGAACACAGACTGCACTTCGGCCCTCATCATTGCCCCGCCGGGGCGCCTGCGCGACAGCCTGCAAGTGTTGTTGCAAGCCGGCAATGAAATCACCCTTGCCGGGCAGGCGGACAATGCCCGTTCCGGCTTGCAGCTGGTTGCGGAGTCCTGTCCCGCCCTGGTCTTGTTGGATACCCATCTGCCCGGTGATGACGCCTGGCAAGTTTTGGAAAACCTCAAACGCAACTATCCCCAAATACGTTGTTTTGTGCTGGCTCATAAATTTGATCAGGAGCGCCGGGCGCAAGAGGCCGGCGCGGATGCCGTCTTCCTGGCCGGATTTTCCGCCGAGATATTTTTTGAGGCAATTAAGAGCATCGTGTCGCCATGCTTATCAAAAAATAACATTAAATCACTAACAGAAAAAGGAGAATAA
- a CDS encoding response regulator transcription factor → MKQKKIRILIADDHEVVREGLGTIISTQPDMELAGRAANGVEAVALAATLQPDVILMDLVMPHKDGLKAIEEIMVMNSQARILVLTSFANDSRVFPAIKAGALGYLLKDSTHDQLLQAIRDVAGGQTALHPLIALKVMRELDQPSDLPATTDPLTKRELETLRLIAQGMTNQEIASALHVHKRTVAKYVGSILDKLHLANRTQAALYALREGLADLE, encoded by the coding sequence ATGAAGCAAAAAAAAATCCGCATTCTCATTGCCGACGATCACGAGGTTGTGCGAGAAGGCTTGGGCACAATTATCTCCACCCAGCCGGATATGGAATTGGCCGGACGCGCCGCCAACGGCGTGGAGGCCGTTGCCCTGGCCGCAACATTACAACCTGATGTCATCCTGATGGATTTGGTGATGCCCCACAAGGACGGCCTGAAAGCCATCGAGGAAATCATGGTAATGAACTCCCAGGCTCGTATTTTGGTTTTGACCAGCTTTGCCAACGACAGCCGGGTATTTCCGGCCATCAAAGCCGGGGCGTTGGGTTACTTGCTCAAAGACTCCACCCACGACCAGTTGCTGCAAGCTATCCGCGATGTGGCCGGCGGGCAAACCGCCCTCCATCCCTTGATTGCGCTCAAGGTGATGCGTGAACTTGACCAGCCTTCCGACCTTCCGGCTACCACCGACCCGCTTACCAAACGTGAGCTTGAAACCTTGCGCCTGATTGCCCAGGGTATGACCAACCAAGAAATTGCGAGCGCGCTCCACGTCCACAAGCGCACCGTGGCTAAATATGTCGGCAGTATCCTCGATAAACTCCACCTGGCCAACCGCACTCAGGCCGCCCTCTATGCCCTCCGGGAGGGCCTGGCCGATTTGGAGTAG